The following proteins are co-located in the Perca fluviatilis chromosome 22, GENO_Pfluv_1.0, whole genome shotgun sequence genome:
- the klhl40b gene encoding kelch-like protein 40b gives MALPINPMDEPRLYQQTLLQDGLFDMLENEKLVDCVLKIKDKEFPCHRLVLCACSSYFRSIFLSDLEESKKKEIILEDVEPGVMGLVLKYLYTSKINVTEQNVQDIFAVANVYQIPSIFTVCVSFLQKRLSLSNCLAIFRLGLMLDCPRLAVSARNYACERFQLISRDEEFLQLLPSELAAILANDNLNVEKEEAVFEALMNWMSRDTESREKDLPGLLDCVRLRLVDEDYLKEKVEKHKLISCNPELQQKLQLVRDALAGKMPEVKKSKSKKENGGAEKDGKNEDTAEDEEEEEEENLLPGILNDTLRFGMFVRNLILMVNEAGAVAYDPTGNECFVASLSTQVPKNHISLVTKENQIFVAGGLFFDEQNKEDPLCSYFLQYDPVSADWLGMPPLPSPRFLFGLAEAENFIFVLGGRELKEQEHTLDSVLVYDRQSFKWGESESLPYPVYGHATVTHNDVVYVIGGKGDTKSCLKKMCAYDARRFEWKELAPMKVARSLFGAIVHKDKIYVAAGVTDTGLTDTVEVYDIATNKWSDFVAFPQERSSLNLVSVAGLLYAVGGFAMMPLEDSDEIVPKEMNDIWRFDETERKWNGILKEIQYASGATILGVRLNTLRLTKM, from the exons ATGGCTCTGCCGATAAACCCCATGGACGAACCCAGGCTGTACCAGCAGACGTTGCTCCAGGACGGCCTGTTCGACATGCTGGAGAACGAGAAGCTGGTTGACTGCGTGCTGAAGATCAAAGACAAGGAGTTCCCCTGCCACCGCCTGGTCCTGTGCGCCTGCAGCTCGTACTTCCGCTCCATCTTTCTGTCTGACCTGGAGGAGAGCAAAAAGAAAGAGATCATCTTGGAGGATGTGGAGCCGGGTGTCATGGGGCTGGTCCTCAAGTACCTATACACCTCCAAAATCAATGTGACAGAGCAGAACGTCCAGGACATCTTCGCAGTGGCTAATGTGTACCAGATCCCTTCAATTttcactgtttgtgtgtctttcctACAAAAGCGCCTGAGCCTCAGCAACTGTCTGGCTATCTTCAGGCTCGGCCTGATGCTGGACTGTCCCAGGTTGGCCGTCTCTGCCAGAAACTATGCCTGCGAGCGTTTCCAGCTCATCTCCAGAGATGAGGAGTTCCTCCAGCTGCTCCCCAGCGAGCTGGCAGCCATTTTAGCGAACGACAATCTGAACGTAGAGAAAGAGGAGGCGGTGTTTGAGGCTTTGATGAACTGGATGTCCCGGGACACtgagagcagagagaaagatCTGCCAGGTTTGCTGGATTGTGTTCGTTTGCGTCTGGTCGACGAGGATTATCTGAAGGAAAAAGTGGAGAAACACAAACTGATCTCCTGTAATCCTGAGCTGCAGCAGAAACTCCAGCTGGTTCGGGATGCTCTTGCTGGGAAAATGCCGgaggttaaaaaaagcaaaagcaagAAGGAGAATGGTGGAGCAGAGAAAGATGGAAAGAATGAGGATACAGCagaagacgaagaagaagaagaagaagaaaatcttCTCCCAGGCATCCTGAATGACACCCTGCGATTTGGCATGTTTGTCAGGAACTTGATACTAATGGTGAATGAGGCAGGCGCTGTGGCCTACGACCCGACAGGGAACGAGTGCTTTGTTGCATCACTTTCCACACAGGTCCCCAAGAACCACATAAGCCTGGTCACCAAGGAGAACCAGATCTTTGTGGCAGGAGGATTATTTTTTGATGAACAGAACAAAGAAGATCCACTGTGTTCTTATTTCCTACAG TATGACCCGGTCAGTGCTGATTGGCTGGGGATGCCTCCCCTCCCGTCTCCCCGCTTCCTGTTTGGGCTGGCCGAGGCTGAGAACTTCATCTTTGTTTTGGGAGGGAGGGAACTGAAGGAGCAGGAGCATACACTGGACTCAGTTTTGGTCTATGACCGACA ATCTTTTAAATGGGGTGAATCAGAGTCACTTCCTTACCCGGTCTATGGACATGCAACTGTAACCCACAATGATGTTGTTTATGTGATCGGAGGAAAGGGAGACACCAA GAGCTGTTTAAAGAAGATGTGTGCATATGACGCCAGGAGATTTGAATGGAAGGAGCTCGCACCCATGAAGGTTGCACGTTCTTTATTCGGAGCCATCGTTCATAAGGACAAAATATATGTGGCGGCAGGAGTCACCGACACTGGGCTGACAGACACTGTGGAGGTGTACGACATCGCTACCAACAA gtGGTCAGACTTCGTAGCATTTCCCCAGGAGCGTAGCTCTCTGAACCTGGTGTCTGTGGCTGGCTTGCTGTACGCTGTAGGAGGTTTTGCCATGATGCCTTTGGAGGACAGCGACGAGATCGTTCCCAAAGAGATGAACGACATCTGGAG GTttgatgagacagagaggaagtggAATGGGATACTCAAAGAAATCCAGTATGCTTCAGGGGCCACTATTCTGGGGGTCCGCCTCAACACCCTGCGTCTCACCAAGATGTAA
- the hhatlb gene encoding hedgehog acyltransferase like, b, with amino-acid sequence MGIKAALPKYEIYFYNTVLCLAMFWAAGWIFDVSSSSANRKTFKTSVKPGWYYFGRKMDTADLEWMMWFSTFRAHILFALSGHVLFAKICSMLAPQYRSLVYMVYGLLAVWTSMGWTYVTLILSHCILLYSISLVKIRWLCFVAGLCTLATFKCEPFVSWQAGFVEGDFELRHVLFYGGCGFTIMRCMSFALENCERKDGNYNILELLKYNFYLPFFYFGPIMTFDKFYVQANKSDLTRKEWEMWNISLQGLIHLGVVIVVDVLFHFMYILTIPTDLKLLKHASDWALVGLAYFNLVYDWVKAAVMFGVINTVSRLDHLDPPKPPKCITMLYVFAETHFDRGINEWLCKYVYNYLGGNHENVVEELVATLCTFGITILWLGPCEVVLIWAFLNCFGLNFELWTAKFFSMEPFASFEMAMSEAMSRRIRAIFNTLNFWTIVLYNILALNSLDFAKLVAKRLLLKGFPITTIIVMFVTYCLIQVIKERERGQALIDDPDPLPPAPPTNAASPTAASPTAAQPVADPSKEKAE; translated from the exons ATGGGAATCAAAGCTGCACTTCCCAAATATGAGATCTATTTTTACAACACGGTGCTTTGTCTGGCCATGTTCTGGGCTGCTGGCTGGATCTTTGACGTGTCCAGTT cAAGTGCAAACAGAAAGACGTTTAAAACCAGCGTGAAGCCAGGATGGTACTACTTTGGGAGGAAAATG GATACGGCTGATTTGGAGTGGATGATGTGGTTTTCCACCTTCAGAGCGCACATCCTGTTTGCTCTTTCTGGTCATGTGCTGTTCGCTAAGATCTGCTCCATGTTGGCTCCACAG TACAGGTCCCTGGTGTACATGGTGTATGGGCTGCTGGCCGTGTGGACCAGTATGGGCTGGACCTACGTCACCCTCATCCTGTCCCACTGTATCCTGCTCTACAGCATCTCCTTAGTGAAAATCCGCTGGCTTTGCTTCGTCGCTGGCCTTTGTACACTCGCTACATTCAAGTGTGAACCCTTCGTGTCCTGGCAG GCCGGCTTTGTGGAGGGTGACTTTGAGCTGCGTCATGTTCTCTTCTATGGAGGTTGTGGGTTTACCATTATGCGCTGTATGAGCTTTGCTCTGGAGAACTGTGAGAGGAAAGATGGAAACTACAACATCCTGGAGCTGCTAAAGTACAACTTCTACCTCCCCTTCTTCTATTTCGGACCCATCATGACCTTTGACAAGTTTTATGTTCAA GCTAACAAGTCAGACCTGACCAGGAAAGAGTGGGAGATGTGGAACATCAGTCTGCAGGGCCTGATTCACCTGGGAGTCGTCATTGTCGTGGACGTCCTCTTCCATTTCATGTACATCCTCACCATCCCCACCGACCTGAAGCTGCTGAAGCATGCCTCTGACTGGGCTCTAG TGGGCCTAGCTTACTTCAACCTGGTGTATGACTGGGTAAAAGCAGCTGTCATGTTTGGAGTCATCAACACAGTGTCCAGACTGGATCATCTGGACCCTCCTAAGCCACCAAAATGCATCACTATGCTCTACGTGTTTGCTGAAAC CCATTTTGACAGAGGGATCAACGAGTGGCTGTGCAA GTATGTGTACAATTACCTGGGTGGAAACCATGAGAATGTGGTGGAGGAGCTGGTGGCTACACTGTGCACCTTTGGCATCACCATCCTCTGGTTGGGACCCTGCGAGGTGGTGCTGATCTGGGCTTTCCTTAACTGTTTTGGCCTCAACTTTGAGTTGTGGACTGCCAAGTTCTTCTCCATGGAgccttttgcttcttttgag ATGGCGATGTCAGAAGCAATGTCCCGTCGGATCAGAGCCATCTTCAATACTTTGAACTTCTGGACCATTGTGTTGTACAACATCCTGGCCTTGAACAGTTTGGACTTTGCCAAGTTGGTTGCCAAGCGGCTGCTTCTCAAAG GCTTCCCTATAACCACCATCATCGTCATGTTTGTGACCTACTGCCTGATTCAAGTGattaaggagagagagaggggacaggCCCTTATCGATGATCcagatcctcttcctcctgctccCCCTACCAACGCCGCCAGCCCAACCGCAGCTTCACCCACTGCTGCTCAACCAGTCGCAGATCCGAGCAAGGAAAAGGCAGAGTAG